In Aquimarina spinulae, a single window of DNA contains:
- a CDS encoding DUF983 domain-containing protein: MKTVINILKGKCSKCEEGDVFIKKRGLFTLRLPKMNEKCPCCNHKFLIEPGYFYGAMYVSYGLTVAEGIVIYLLSSFFVTRPVHFFIILSVSAVLLSTTNYKYARIFWIYLFTRKAQNKSELTNSFIKEGTKETELP; this comes from the coding sequence ATGAAAACCGTGATAAATATCCTAAAGGGAAAATGTTCAAAGTGTGAAGAAGGAGATGTTTTTATTAAAAAAAGAGGATTGTTTACATTGCGATTACCTAAAATGAATGAGAAATGTCCATGTTGTAATCATAAATTTTTGATTGAACCTGGTTACTTTTATGGAGCAATGTATGTGAGTTATGGTCTAACCGTTGCCGAAGGGATTGTAATTTATTTGTTAAGTAGTTTTTTTGTAACAAGACCAGTTCACTTCTTTATTATTTTATCTGTGAGTGCTGTATTATTGAGCACTACAAATTATAAATATGCCAGGATATTTTGGATATATTTGTTTACCAGAAAAGCACAAAATAAATCAGAATTAACTAATTCGTTTATTAAAGAAGGTACAAAAGAAACAGAATTACCATAA
- a CDS encoding AraC family transcriptional regulator → MNLPILDITQFHDTGSVENFYANDFATHLLNNRDIISHPHKHNFYLSVLFIEGTGVHEIDFESYPIKPGSVFLLRPGQTHFWKFNTKGKGYIIFHSKEFYETRGQNKNLSIFPFFFSNQNSPCIYLDKKTQTLIEPLFISILNESRSNALLKKQKLVNLIDLIYIELSRLVLKDNFEDLVNSKNLTMKLHKFEQLIEEKYKREKSAIAYAESMNISVKHLNRICKETIGKTTTDLILERVILEAKRQILYSENNLTEIAWDLGYDDYSHFSKLFKQKSGISPSQFQKMYLKKT, encoded by the coding sequence ATGAATCTTCCTATTTTAGATATTACGCAATTTCACGATACCGGAAGTGTTGAAAATTTTTATGCAAATGACTTTGCAACTCATCTATTAAATAATCGAGATATCATATCTCATCCGCACAAGCATAATTTTTATCTTTCTGTTTTGTTTATTGAAGGAACTGGAGTTCACGAAATTGATTTTGAATCGTATCCAATTAAACCCGGTAGTGTTTTTCTTTTGAGGCCTGGTCAGACTCATTTTTGGAAATTTAATACAAAAGGAAAAGGGTATATTATTTTTCATTCTAAGGAATTTTACGAAACCAGAGGGCAGAATAAAAACCTTTCTATTTTTCCGTTTTTTTTCTCAAATCAAAACTCTCCCTGTATCTATCTGGATAAAAAGACACAGACATTGATTGAACCTCTTTTCATTTCTATTTTAAATGAATCTCGATCTAATGCATTATTAAAAAAACAAAAACTAGTTAACCTTATTGATCTCATTTATATAGAATTATCACGTCTTGTTCTAAAGGACAATTTTGAGGACCTGGTAAATTCTAAAAATCTTACGATGAAACTACATAAGTTTGAGCAATTGATAGAAGAAAAATATAAGAGAGAAAAATCTGCTATTGCCTATGCAGAATCCATGAATATAAGTGTGAAACACCTAAATCGAATATGCAAAGAGACCATCGGAAAAACGACAACAGATCTTATTTTAGAAAGAGTTATTCTGGAAGCTAAAAGACAAATTCTATACTCAGAAAATAATCTAACAGAGATCGCCTGGGATTTAGGATATGATGACTATTCTCATTTTTCAAAATTATTTAAACAAAAAAGCGGTATATCTCCTTCTCAATTTCAAAAAATGTATCTAAAAAAAACTTAA
- a CDS encoding phosphatase PAP2 family protein: MKYTKLLLICILLTSTFSIYAQDSNDMQDSQNVGDTLDTKSEMTTWQMIKHDGMSVYGGVKHVYTGPLRWKGKDWLTFGGVIAGNAILLAVDEPANDVFRKQGDGVPDVIKEAGFRFGKPLLNYGLTTSVYTLGLITKNKKIRRTGVLLIASATAGGLLQTLGKTAVGRARPLEGEGSLSFRFWSNEAGYHSFPSGHAILAFTTAHAFAKQFDNLFVKGGIYALGLVTPISRLWDGAHWLTDVTLGLVMSVFIVDSVDNYLKKDKRYAVGSKKHKIRWNLRVGVGQIGLVGRF; this comes from the coding sequence ATGAAATACACTAAATTACTGCTAATCTGCATTTTATTAACCTCTACATTCTCTATTTACGCTCAGGATTCTAATGACATGCAAGATTCTCAAAATGTTGGAGATACACTAGACACTAAGTCCGAAATGACCACCTGGCAAATGATCAAGCATGATGGTATGTCTGTATATGGTGGTGTAAAACATGTTTATACAGGTCCATTAAGATGGAAAGGAAAAGACTGGCTAACCTTTGGTGGAGTTATCGCCGGGAATGCTATTCTTTTGGCAGTAGACGAGCCTGCCAACGATGTTTTCAGAAAACAAGGAGATGGGGTTCCTGATGTTATAAAAGAAGCTGGTTTTAGGTTTGGAAAACCTCTATTAAACTATGGTTTAACGACTAGTGTTTATACTTTAGGGCTTATTACAAAAAATAAAAAAATCAGACGAACTGGTGTTCTTCTTATTGCCTCTGCAACTGCAGGAGGACTTCTTCAAACATTAGGTAAAACTGCTGTGGGTCGTGCACGACCATTAGAAGGTGAAGGGAGCTTAAGTTTCCGTTTTTGGTCTAATGAAGCTGGATATCACTCCTTCCCTTCTGGGCATGCAATTTTGGCATTTACTACAGCACATGCATTTGCTAAACAATTTGATAACTTATTTGTGAAGGGTGGAATTTATGCTCTAGGCTTGGTCACTCCTATTTCGCGATTGTGGGATGGTGCACATTGGTTGACCGATGTAACACTTGGATTAGTAATGAGTGTATTTATTGTTGACAGTGTTGATAATTATTTGAAGAAGGATAAGCGTTATGCTGTTGGCTCTAAAAAACATAAAATTCGATGGAATTTACGAGTAGGTGTAGGCCAAATAGGCCTTGTTGGTAGGTTTTAA